In one window of Helianthus annuus cultivar XRQ/B chromosome 17, HanXRQr2.0-SUNRISE, whole genome shotgun sequence DNA:
- the LOC118488879 gene encoding uncharacterized protein LOC118488879: MATQRKNTSSSMLKITSSQGIPPLPPVSSRSQKNAENAAKKTTPVFTKTITGTGINQAMARELKKLKDTISSVPGVVKPIPEIPDGSQSELILAMQNLGDKARWPRKSDKPATTKDKSKWCAYHEDFGHLTDECIALRKGIGYLLSKGYLKELFGRKKSRIQDSEKVLEKVPPPPADDQIIYFISGGSDICGTSFPAAKRHAKKTKMENGDRHIRTSVLTQEKDISFDEDNQVDIQDPRHDSVVITLFISNHFIHRILIDGGSSVNIIQLDILKRMNILESDIVLRSPVLVGFSGETKNTLGDIKLPIYIEGAMDSHMKAVPSTYHQCVKLPTP, encoded by the exons ATGGCTACTCAACGGAAAAATACTTCAAGCTCCATGTTGAAGATCACCTCATCACAGGGCATTCCACCGTTGCCTCCTGTTTCTTCtagatcccagaagaatgctgagaatgcGGCAAAGAAGACAACCCCTGTTTTCACAAAAACAATTACT GGAACAGGAATCAACCAGGCCATGGCTAGGGAGTTGAAAAAACTCAAGGATACGATATCCAGTGTCCCAGGAGTGGTTAAACCCATTCCTGAGATTCCGGATGGGAGTCAAAG TGAACTAATCCTTGCTATGCAAAacttaggtgataaagctagatggccgaGGAAAAGTGACAAGCCAGCTACCaccaaagacaaatcaaagtggtgtgcttATCATGAAGACTTTGGTCATCTCACGGATGAATGCATAGCGTTAAGGAAGGGGATTGGTTACCTCTtgagcaaaggatacttgaaggagTTATTCGGAAGGAAAAAATCAAGGATCCAGGATTCTGAGAAAGTCCTTGAAAAAGTTCCTCCTCCGCCAGCTGATGATCAAATTATCTATTTCATCTCCGGTGGCTCTGATATCTGTGGCACTTCATTCCCGGCAGCTAAGAGACATGCAAAGAAGacaaagatggagaatggggaTAGACATATTCGAACTTCTGTCCTTACCCAGGAAAAAGACATATCCTTTGATGAGGATAACCAGGTGGATATACAGGATCCTCGTCACGACAGTgtagttattacattatttatctctaaccattttatTCATAGGATTCTCATTGATGggggaagctcagtgaacatcatCCAGTTGGATATCCTTAAAAGAATGAACATCCTTGAATCCGATATTGTCCTAAGATCACCTgtccttgtgggattcagtggagagacaAAGAATACATTAGGGGACATCAAACTTCCTATTTATATAGAGGGA gccatggattcACATATGAAGGCGGTCCCCTCAACATAtcatcagtgtgtgaagctccctacTCCATGA